A stretch of the Verrucomicrobiia bacterium genome encodes the following:
- a CDS encoding DUF202 domain-containing protein, with protein sequence MKTTDEKPRAGGGFPPGDPRTYLSAERTFLAWVRTGIALMGFGFVVARFGLFLQEWFAMNKASARIPHNGFSLPVGVTLIGIGLLVNITAALRHHRQIQAIDRGEFREAYGSLFAFAVAGVLALTGLAVAIYLLTLM encoded by the coding sequence ATGAAAACCACCGATGAAAAACCTCGAGCCGGCGGCGGGTTTCCGCCCGGCGACCCGCGCACCTACCTTTCCGCCGAACGCACCTTCCTGGCCTGGGTTCGCACCGGGATTGCCCTCATGGGCTTTGGCTTTGTGGTGGCGCGCTTTGGCCTGTTCTTGCAGGAATGGTTTGCGATGAACAAGGCATCGGCCAGGATTCCCCACAACGGCTTTTCCCTGCCGGTGGGCGTCACGCTGATTGGGATCGGCCTGCTGGTGAACATCACGGCCGCGCTGCGTCACCATCGCCAGATCCAGGCCATCGACCGCGGCGAATTCCGGGAAGCCTACGGCTCGCTCTTCGCCTTCGCGGTGGCGGGCGTCCTTGCGCTCACCGGGCTGGCGGTGGCGATTTACCTGCTGACCCTGATGTAG
- a CDS encoding C1 family peptidase translates to MRSRFWRSWAMICFLPGLVGGGAAADVAALPAKADLRPAFVRWQLPVRPQGHRGTCSVFALTGALEFALAERQHTGTVLSVEFLNWASNQAATNSQDGGFFADLWRGYQAYGICTETNFPYHDDFDPQLHPAEAILSRARETKEAGLSLHWIKPWDVTTGVTEAQFAELKRTLARGWPVCGGFRWPKHEAWTDHVLQMTAPADVFDGHSVLLVGYKDEAGAPGGGVFLIRNSGGGPRDAAIPYDYVRAYLNDAVWIEAAPAGKTTASTVLRSAAAPARPAL, encoded by the coding sequence ATGCGTTCCCGATTTTGGCGGTCGTGGGCGATGATTTGTTTCTTGCCCGGTTTGGTCGGTGGCGGAGCGGCAGCGGACGTGGCTGCGCTGCCGGCGAAGGCCGACCTGCGGCCCGCGTTTGTTCGCTGGCAATTGCCGGTGCGCCCGCAGGGCCACCGCGGCACGTGCTCGGTGTTCGCGCTGACGGGCGCGCTGGAGTTTGCGCTGGCCGAACGGCAGCATACCGGAACCGTTCTCAGCGTCGAATTCCTCAACTGGGCCTCCAATCAAGCCGCCACCAATTCCCAGGACGGCGGCTTCTTCGCGGACCTGTGGCGCGGTTATCAGGCTTACGGCATTTGCACCGAAACAAACTTTCCGTATCACGACGACTTTGACCCGCAGCTCCATCCGGCGGAAGCGATCCTGTCGCGGGCGCGTGAAACCAAAGAGGCCGGTCTCAGCCTGCACTGGATCAAACCGTGGGATGTGACCACGGGGGTGACGGAGGCCCAATTCGCGGAACTCAAGCGCACCCTCGCGCGCGGCTGGCCCGTGTGCGGCGGCTTCCGCTGGCCGAAGCACGAGGCGTGGACGGACCACGTCCTGCAAATGACGGCGCCGGCCGACGTGTTCGACGGCCACAGCGTGCTGCTCGTGGGATACAAGGACGAGGCGGGGGCGCCCGGCGGCGGGGTGTTTCTGATTCGCAATTCCGGTGGCGGCCCGCGCGACGCCGCCATTCCCTACGATTACGTGCGCGCTTATCTGAACGACGCGGTCTGGATTGAAGCGGCGCCGGCCGGAAAAACCACTGCCAGCACGGTGCTCCGCAGCGCGGCGGCACCGGCGCGGCCGGCGTTGTAA
- a CDS encoding Gldg family protein, whose amino-acid sequence MSRQTASVRTPILVAVCFLLGLAASAVWFHRPVGRAGADAAGADAASGLTETTRGVLGGLTAPVEIRLYAVLDPSSAPENLRAFAGRVDRFLALYQTEANSRLTVTRVAADVAPRTAAKDGITAFNQDQGDACYLGLVVVCGDRKETLSRLSPDWEPALESDLTRAIQHVTTRTTEAAVVAAAATQPDAVAVASLKQQLPDVATLTLEDGSQRLREVALEKFKAAVAEMQTELEQAQQKLADARRQGSVSEQEAAAKTLQQVQTAQAEKLKQITADFQAQLDVLQRIKQP is encoded by the coding sequence TTGTCCCGCCAAACGGCCAGCGTCCGCACCCCGATTCTGGTGGCCGTCTGCTTTCTCCTCGGGCTCGCGGCCAGCGCCGTTTGGTTTCATCGTCCGGTGGGCCGCGCGGGCGCCGACGCGGCCGGGGCCGATGCGGCGAGCGGCTTGACGGAAACCACCCGGGGTGTGCTCGGCGGACTGACTGCCCCGGTTGAAATCCGCCTTTACGCCGTGCTCGATCCGTCCAGCGCGCCGGAAAACCTGCGCGCCTTCGCCGGCCGCGTGGACCGCTTCCTTGCGCTGTATCAGACCGAAGCGAACAGCCGTTTGACCGTGACCCGCGTGGCGGCGGACGTTGCCCCGCGGACGGCCGCCAAGGATGGCATCACGGCCTTCAACCAAGATCAGGGCGATGCGTGTTATCTCGGTCTCGTGGTGGTTTGCGGCGACCGGAAGGAAACCCTCAGCCGGCTGTCGCCCGATTGGGAGCCGGCGTTGGAATCGGATTTGACCCGGGCGATTCAGCACGTGACGACGCGCACCACGGAAGCGGCCGTGGTCGCCGCCGCGGCGACGCAACCCGACGCGGTTGCGGTCGCATCGCTCAAACAGCAATTGCCGGACGTGGCGACGCTGACGCTGGAGGACGGCTCGCAACGGCTGCGCGAAGTGGCGTTGGAGAAGTTCAAGGCGGCGGTGGCCGAAATGCAGACCGAACTGGAACAGGCCCAGCAAAAACTGGCGGACGCCCGCCGGCAAGGCTCGGTCAGCGAACAAGAAGCCGCCGCCAAGACCCTGCAACAGGTGCAAACCGCCCAGGCCGAAAAGCTCAAGCAAATCACCGCCGATTTTCAGGCGCAGCTGGATGTGTTGCAGCGCATCAAACAGCCATAG
- a CDS encoding cytochrome c3 family protein: MCNSMTRVAGRLGSVALLTLGAALAQAAAPALNALLDTRPLTPQEIKDYGLPGGSETSGGLNTVGVGVPFYLDALVNLSIPSSNITSVTWTLVTKPVGSAAVITNSPLGGNVPTYKMADRLTLRVAGRALLRPDVVGQYAVQVAIVTDNGSGSTNITKPLTAATYMGVQTCALCHSGGAIAENVYGSWTNTLHSHAFKDAINGVSTDHFTKNCTSCHVVGYDTNSLAVNGGFDDIATATNWTFPTTLSPTNWDAMPASLRAVANIQCESCHGPGSEHAAALGQTNVANWPRLGVSMAAGDCAQCHDSLTHHFKTAEWNNSAHASATRTPSGPSRVACVRCHTASGFEAWAEAGGMTNQNAHPTTLNYTPNTAYEAITCQTCHDPHDATNPHQLRLSTSITLSEGTVVTNAGMGAFCMQCHNSRNGSVTNSLVNYPAGLPTWVGGSAFGVHDSPQADMLEGVNAVTYGQNIPSAAHRYAITNTCAGCHMQEVAATDPGFTKAGGHTFKMSYTNGTGTVDMVGVCVQCHGPIESFDMVRQDYDGDGLTEGVQTEVQHLLNKLSTLLPNANGVVDGAVQTRLSVKTNWPAKYLQAAYNWQFVSADGSLGIHNAPFAVGLLKASIGDLTGDANMDGLPDAWQIQYFGSITNANAAPNAMPAGDGIPNWLKFSLGLNPTVAGIALPDGVVWANTGSVGGTNSPVRIYTAAEVVFDTEAGKTYQIQAISTLGGGWTNVGTPIAGTGTSMSFMTSTRNNVQQFFRVVPSL, from the coding sequence ATGTGCAACTCCATGACACGCGTCGCGGGCCGGCTTGGCTCGGTGGCGCTGCTAACCCTCGGTGCCGCGCTCGCACAGGCGGCTGCGCCGGCGTTGAACGCCCTGCTCGACACCCGGCCGCTTACGCCCCAGGAAATTAAAGACTACGGCCTGCCTGGCGGCTCGGAGACTTCGGGCGGCCTCAACACCGTGGGCGTGGGCGTGCCCTTCTACCTGGATGCCCTGGTGAACCTGAGCATCCCATCCTCGAACATCACCAGCGTCACCTGGACCCTGGTCACCAAGCCGGTGGGTTCGGCGGCGGTCATCACCAACAGCCCGCTCGGCGGCAACGTGCCGACCTACAAGATGGCGGACCGCCTGACGTTGCGGGTGGCCGGCCGCGCGTTGCTGCGGCCTGACGTGGTGGGTCAATACGCCGTGCAGGTGGCCATCGTTACCGACAATGGCAGCGGCAGCACCAACATCACCAAGCCGCTCACGGCGGCGACCTACATGGGTGTGCAGACCTGTGCGCTCTGCCACAGCGGCGGCGCCATCGCGGAGAATGTTTACGGCAGTTGGACGAACACGCTGCATTCCCACGCCTTCAAGGATGCGATCAACGGGGTGAGCACCGACCACTTTACCAAGAATTGCACGTCGTGCCACGTGGTGGGCTACGACACGAATTCGCTGGCCGTGAACGGCGGGTTTGACGACATCGCCACGGCGACCAACTGGACCTTTCCGACAACGCTCAGCCCGACCAATTGGGACGCCATGCCCGCCAGCTTGCGCGCGGTGGCCAACATCCAGTGCGAAAGCTGCCACGGCCCGGGCAGCGAACACGCCGCGGCGTTGGGTCAGACGAATGTAGCCAACTGGCCCCGGCTCGGCGTCAGCATGGCGGCGGGCGATTGCGCGCAATGCCATGACAGCCTGACCCACCATTTCAAAACGGCGGAATGGAACAACTCGGCACACGCGTCGGCCACACGCACTCCGTCCGGCCCGTCCCGGGTGGCCTGTGTCCGTTGCCACACGGCCTCCGGCTTTGAAGCTTGGGCGGAAGCAGGCGGCATGACAAATCAGAATGCCCATCCCACCACGCTCAACTACACGCCAAACACCGCATACGAGGCGATTACCTGCCAGACGTGCCATGATCCGCATGATGCCACCAATCCGCACCAACTGCGGCTGAGCACAAGCATCACGCTGTCCGAAGGCACGGTGGTGACGAATGCGGGCATGGGAGCCTTCTGCATGCAATGCCATAACAGCCGCAACGGTTCGGTGACCAACAGCCTTGTGAATTATCCGGCCGGCCTGCCCACGTGGGTTGGCGGTTCGGCCTTTGGGGTGCATGACAGCCCACAGGCGGACATGCTCGAAGGCGTCAATGCCGTCACTTACGGCCAGAACATTCCCAGTGCGGCGCATCGCTATGCCATCACCAACACCTGCGCCGGCTGTCACATGCAGGAAGTTGCCGCTACCGATCCTGGCTTCACCAAAGCCGGTGGTCATACCTTCAAGATGAGTTACACCAACGGCACCGGCACGGTGGACATGGTTGGTGTCTGCGTTCAATGCCACGGCCCGATCGAGTCGTTCGACATGGTTCGTCAGGACTACGATGGCGACGGACTCACTGAGGGCGTGCAAACCGAGGTGCAACATCTGCTCAATAAACTCAGCACCTTGTTGCCCAATGCCAATGGCGTCGTCGACGGTGCGGTGCAAACGCGTCTTTCAGTCAAAACCAATTGGCCAGCGAAGTATCTGCAGGCCGCCTACAACTGGCAGTTCGTCAGTGCGGACGGCAGCTTGGGCATTCACAACGCGCCGTTCGCCGTCGGACTGCTCAAGGCGTCCATCGGCGACCTGACGGGTGACGCCAACATGGATGGCCTGCCGGATGCCTGGCAGATCCAGTATTTCGGTTCCATCACCAACGCCAACGCGGCGCCGAATGCGATGCCGGCGGGTGACGGCATCCCGAACTGGCTGAAGTTCAGCCTCGGCCTGAATCCGACCGTCGCGGGCATCGCTCTGCCGGACGGCGTGGTCTGGGCGAACACAGGCTCCGTGGGTGGCACCAATTCGCCGGTGCGCATCTACACGGCGGCTGAGGTCGTCTTCGACACCGAAGCGGGCAAGACCTACCAAATCCAGGCCATCTCCACCTTGGGCGGCGGCTGGACCAACGTGGGCACGCCCATCGCCGGCACCGGGACATCGATGTCCTTCATGACGTCAACGCGCAACAACGTGCAGCAGTTCTTCCGCGTCGTGCCGAGTTTGTAA